In Ciconia boyciana chromosome 3, ASM3463844v1, whole genome shotgun sequence, a genomic segment contains:
- the ATRAID gene encoding LOW QUALITY PROTEIN: all-trans retinoic acid-induced differentiation factor (The sequence of the model RefSeq protein was modified relative to this genomic sequence to represent the inferred CDS: inserted 1 base in 1 codon): MRNVPLTLLLLPLGWARHRGAHPPGCPTCPCQGKREPLPKSTEVTVAKTLPPRTPAAPALPAPRSSAKPGGTGPAWPKPTQPPPVQDSLAKPGSTRRALAKHNTIQPPRHRAVPPSPAEPPRVREPSQAQHNHPGPGASRAPWCRARPGPAAPTQAHLVGSAPPAAPRPHRTHGRGWGGQTDGRPSSVCTGEEVREEPRRQGPAEQSDPGPRPGAPVPPVSAEGEAGRAAAGRAPVTAPRQLSLRGTLPAAPLGVRRALGPAPQPALAVPGDRGLVPAGPGSPPLPGPRAAPSRPALAPGRGAPGASRWRWGSPGPGARLGLCPGSSCRPGRGRGAPAPGGVARHGTTPRCWPVAGAGAGAGAGAAALSPRPRRGGPGAPRARPVPPSVSRDSAARCSPTPRARQGAPSHLLAPGVPGGAGRGGPGRAPGGAGAAGAMGAFLLLLPLLPLPWAAGGAAVCGRCPGPPRNGSVVARYCASRAGAESEGRCCRERGARPERLLGLDLSNCSLRSXPPGLAEAAAAVVLDLTENPLAALPSGSFLGFTHLQQLAVPLALECPGGSSAWEEVTTLRSSRLCQGQRNPCNGSGELAWSCPENAACAPDGPGLVQCLCDSPFHGYKCLREGTFPVLLFCGILGAVTLGLSLLLWSTQRRKAKTP; encoded by the exons ATGAGGAACGTCCCCTtaaccctcctcctcctccctctgggCTGGGCTCGGCACCGCGGCGCCCACCCCCCGGGCTGCCCGACCTGCCCCTGCCAAGGGAAGCGGGAGCCTCTTCCAAAGAGCACCGAGGTCACGGTTGCAAAAACACTCCCACCCAGGACACCGGCAGCAccggccctgccagccccacgcaGCTCCGCCAAGCCCGGCGGCACCGGCCCTGCGTGGCCAAAGCCAACGCAACCGCCCCCGGTGCAGGACAGCCTCGCCAAGCCCGGCAGCACCCGTCGTGCCCTAGCCAAACACAACACAATCCAACCGCCCCGGCACCGCGCAGTGCCGCCAAGCCCGGCAGAGCCGCCCCGGGTGCGAGAGCCCAGCCAAGCCCAGCACAACCACCCCGGTCCCGGCGCCAGCCGGGCGCCGTGGTGccgagcccggcccggcccagccgcCCCCACGCAGGCCCACCTTGTAGGATcagccccgccggcagccccccggccccacagGACCCACggacggggctggggagggcagacGGACGGGCGGCCGAGCTCAGTCTGCACTGGCGAGGAGGTGCGGGAGGAGCCCCGGCGCCAAGGCCCGGCCGAGCAGAG TGACCCCGGCCCCAGacccggagccccggtgccgcCGGTGTCGGCCGAGGGcgaggcggggcgggcggccgcgggaCGAGCCCCG GTCACCGCGCCCCGGCAGCTCTCGCTGCGGGGGAccctccccgcggccccgctcgGGGTCCGGAGGGcgctcggccccgccccgcagccAGCCCTTGCCGTGCCGGGGGACCGGGGCCTCgtccccgccgggccgggctccccccccctcccggggccccgcgccgccccctcccgccctgcCCTCGCCCCGGGCCGCGGTGCTCCCGGGGCCTCCCGTTGGCGCTggggctcccccggccccggggccaggctggggctctgccccgggAGCTCCTGCCGGCCGGGACGGGGCCGAGGGGCCCCGGCACCGGGTGGTGTGGCCCGGCACGGCACGACGCCCCGCTGCTGGCCCGtggccggtgccggtgccggtgccggtgccggtgccgcagCGCTGTCCCCGCGGCCACGCCGTGGGGGGCCGGGAGCGCCCCGGGCCCGTCCGGTCCCTCCCTCGGTCTCCCGGGACAGCGCCGCCCggtgctcccccaccccccgtgCCCGCCAGGGGGCGCCCTCGCACCTCCTCGCACCGGGCgtgcccggcggggcggggaggggcggtCCCGGAagagccccggggggggcgggggctgccggggccaTGGGCGcgttcctgctgctgctgccgctgctgccgctgccctgggccgccggcggcgcggcg GTGTGCGGGCgctgcccggggccgccgcggaACGGCTCCGTCGTGGCCCGGTACTGCGCGTCCCGGGCCGGCGCCGAGAGCGAGGGCCGCTGCTGCCGGGAACGGGGCGCCCGCCCGGAGCGTCTGCTGGG gCTGGACCTGAGCAACTGCTCCCTGCGAA CTCCCCCGGGGCTGGCCGAGGCCGCCGCTGCTGTCGTCCT GGACCTGACAGAGAACCCCCTGGCAGCCCTCCCCAGCGGCTCCTTCCTGGGCTTCAcccacctgcagcagct cgCGGTGCCACTGGCGCTGGAGTGTCCGGGCGGGAGCAGCGCCTGGGAGGAGGTGACGACGCTTCGGAGCAGCCGGCTCTGCCAGGGCCAGAGGAACCCCTGCAATGGCTCCGGGGAGCTCG CCTGGTCGTGCCCTGAGAACGCTGCCTGTGCCCCGGACGGCCCCGGCCTCGTCCAGTGCCTCTGTGACAGCCCCTTCCACGGCTACAAGTGCCTGCGCGAG GGGACGTTCCCCGTGCTGCTCTTCTGTGGGATCCTGGGAGCCGTCACCCTGGgcctgtccctcctgctgtGGAGCACCCAGCGCCGGAAAGCCAAGACCCCCtga
- the SLC5A6 gene encoding sodium-dependent multivitamin transporter isoform X2: MEFTVIDYSIFALLLVLSSAIGLFYALSGDRQRTVQEFLLANRNMGFLPVALSLLATFQSAVAILGVPAEIYRFGTEYWFLGCSYFLGLLIPAHVFIPVFYRLRITSTYEYLELRFNKTVRIFGTITFIFQMVIYMGVVLYAPALALNAVTGFDLWSAVLTMGLVCTLYTTLGGLKAVIWTDVFQTLVMFAGQLAVILVGARRVGGMARVWHLAQREGKISGIDLDPDPFERHTFWTLAVGGVFMMLSLYGVNQAQVQRYLSARSEREAKLSCYAVFPCQQIVLCLSCLTGLVMFVYDREHPLAPTQRPGSSDQLVLYFVMDVLQDLPGLPGLFVACLFSGSLSTISSAFNSLATVTMEDLVRPHCPGLSESRATLISKLLALGYGLLCLGMAYVSSMLGPVLQAAISIFGMVGGPLLGLFCLGMFFPCANPTGAVVGLLAGLAMAFWVGIGSLLRGTGAAAGVPPPNGTALPPVGNLTTVLATTLLAPTPAPQRPTGLQKFYSLSYMWYSAHNSTTVILVGLLVSLLTGPMPAAAVDPRTIYPVLPRLLCCLPQKYRQRLCCGVGFPAQDADRMDTAVKSNGVANGLGPPGPGRREEEGQGYIRAAGAPAYALQETSF; the protein is encoded by the exons ATGGAGTTCACAGTGATCGACTACAGCATCTTTgcgctgctgctggtgctgtcaTCGGCCATCGGGCTCTTCTACGCCCTGAGCGGGGACCGGCAGCGCACGGTGCAGGAATTCCTCCTGGCCAACCGCAACATGGGCTTCCTGCCTGTCGCCCTCTCCCTGCTGGCCACCTTCCAGTCGGCCGTGGCCATCCTGGGCGTGCCGGCCGAGATCTACCGCTTTGGCACCGAGTACTGGTTCCTCGGCTGCTCCTACTTCCTGGGGCTGCTCATCCCAGCCCACGTCTTCATCCCCGTCTTCTACCGCCTGCGCATCACCAGCACCTACGAG TACCTGGAGCTGCGCTTCAACAAGACGGTGCGGATCTTCGGCACCATCACCTTCATCTTCCAGATG GTCATCTACATGGGGGTAGTGCTCTACGCGCCCGCGCTGGCCCTCAACGCAG TGACGGGCTTTGACCTCTGGAGCGCGGTGCTCACCATGGGGCTGGTCTGCACGCTGTACACCACGCTG GGCGGGCTGAAGGCCGTCATCTGGACGGACGTGTTCCAGACGCTGGTGATGTTCGCGGGGCAGCTGGCCGTCATCCTGGTGGGCGCCCGGCGCGTGGGCGGCATGGCCCGCGTCTGGCACCTGGCGCAGCGGGAGGGCAAGATCTCCGGCATCGA CCTGGACCCCGACCCCTTCGAGCGGCACACCTTCTGGACCCTGGCGGTGGGGGGGGTCTTCATGATGCTGTCGCTGTACGGGGTGAACCAGGCGCAGGTGCAGCGGTACCTCAGCGCCCGCAGCGAGCGGGAGGCCAAGCT CTCCTGCTACGCCGTCTTCCCCTGCCAGCAGATCGTCCTCTGCCTCAGCTGCCTGACCGGCCTCGTCATGTTCGTCTACGACCGGGAGCACCCGCTGGCACCCACCCAGCGCCCGGGCTCCTCCGACCAG ctggtgCTGTACTTCGTGATGGACGTGCTGCAGGAcctgccggggctgcccgggctcTTCGTCGCCTGCCTCTTCAGCGGGTCCCTCAG caccatctcttctgccttcaACTCGCTGGCCACGGTGACGATGGAGGACCTGGTCCGGCCCCACTGCCCCGGGCTGTCGGAGTCGCGGGCCACGCTGATCTCCAAGCTGCTgg ctcttGGTTATGGAttgctctgcctggggatggccTATGTGTCCTCCATGCTGGGCCCCGTGCTGCAG GCAGCCATCAGCATCTTTGGCATGGTGGGGGGCCCGCTCCTGGGGCTTTTCTGCCTGGGCATGTTCTTCCCCTGTGCCAACCCCACG GGTGCCGTCGTGGGGCTGCTGGCGGGCCTGGCCATGGCCTTCTGGGTGGGAATCGGCAGCCTGCTGCGCGGCacgggggcggccgcgggggtcCCCCCGCCCAACGGCACCGCACTCCCCCCCGTGGGCAACCTCACCACCGTCCTCGCCACCACCCTGCTGGCCCCCACGCCAGCCCCCCAGAG GCCCACGGGGCTGCAGAAGTTTTACAGCCTGTCCTACATGTGGTACAGCGCCCACAACTCCACCACCGTCATCCTGGTGGGGCTCCTGGTCAGCCTGCTCACCG GCCCCATGCCGGCAGCGGCCGTGGACCCCCGCACCATCTACCCCGTGCTGCCTcgcctgctctgctgcctgccccagaaGTACCGGCAGAGGCTCTGCTGTGGGGTGGGCTTCCCTGCCCAG GACGCTGACCGCATGGACACCGCGGTGAAGAGCAACGGGGTGGCCAACGGCCtgggcccccccggccccgggcggcgggaAGAGGAGGGACAGGGCTACATCCGCGCGGCCGGGGCCCCCGCCTACGCCCTGCAGGAGACCTCCTTCTGA
- the PREB gene encoding guanine nucleotide-exchange factor SEC12 isoform X1, producing MAPRRPAELYRAPFPLYTVRLHPRRPPAITAGGGGAAKTGIRNGVHFLQLEQIGGRLSASLLHSHDTETRATMTMALADDIIAAGQDASCHILRFSLRAPEATSGSAGRNGSGEKGLRKRKGPGPAAQGETQSRTSEVTVESLHSVRTDFSPDALQKAVRFNADCSLLVTGGADGFLRLWEFPSMKKTLEFKAHDGEIEDIALGPDNKVVTAGRDFQCCVWQHDQLVTGLRWNENLPGIPDKAYRYQACRFGAVEDNAGALRLYTVQVPHKRERRPPPCYLTKWDGKSFLPLLTRPCGSEVISCLSVSDSGTFLGLGTVTGSVAIHVAFSLQRLYYVKEAHGIVVTDVAFVPESRRGRELLAGNEAALLSVAVDSRCKLHLLPSRRSLPVWLLLLLCAGLIVATILLLQLAFPGFL from the exons ATGGCGCCGCGGCGTCCGGCCGAGCTGTACCGGGCGCCGTTCCCGCTCTACACCGTCCGGCTGCACCCGCGGCGCCCGCCCGCCATcacggccggcggcggcggcgccgccaaGACCGGCATCCGCAATGGCGTG CActtcctgcagctggagcagatCGGGGGGCGGCTCAGCGCCTCCCTGCTCCACTCCCACGACACCGAGACCCGCGCCACCATGACCATGGCGCTGGCCGACGACATCATCGCGGCGGGGCAGGACGCCAGCTGCCACATCCTCCGCTTCAGCCTGCGGGCGCCCGAGGCCACGAGCGGCTCGGCCGGCCGGAACG GCAGCGGGGAGAAGGGGCTGCGGAAGCGGAagggccccggcccggcggcgcaGGGCGAGACGCAGAGCCGGACGAGCGAGGTGACGGTGGAGAGCCTGCACAGCGTCCGCACGGATTTCAGCCCCGACGCCCTGCAGAAGGCCGTGCGCTTCAACGCCGACTGCTCTCTGCTCGTCACTGGCGGTGCCGACGGCTTCCTGCGCCTCTGGGAG TTCCCCAGCATGAAGAAGACGCTGGAGTTCAAAGCCCACGACGGGGAGATTGAAGATATCGCGCTGGGCCCTGACAACAAG GTGGTGACGGCGGGACGGGACTTCCAGTGCTGTGTGTGGCAGCACGACCAGCTGGTGACGGGGCTGCGCTGGAACGAGAACCTGCCCGGCATCCCCGACAAGGCTTACCGCTACCAGGCCTGCCG GTTCGGGGCCGTGGAGGACAACGCCGGGGCGCTGCGGCTCTACACAGTGCAGGTGCCCCACAAGAGGGagcgccgccccccgccctgctACCTGACCAAGTGGGACGGGAAGAGCTTCCTGCCGCTGCTGACCCGGCCCTGCGGCAGCGAGGTCATCTCCTGCCTGTCCGTCAG TGACTCGGGCACCTTCCTGGGGCTGGGCACGGTGACGGGCTCTGTCGCCATCCACGTTGCCTTCTCGCTGCAG AGGCTGTACTATGTGAAGGAGGCACACGGCATCGTGGTGACGGACGTGGCCTTCGTCCCCGAGAGCCGGCGCGGGCGGGAGCTGCTGGCGGGGAACGAGGCCGCGCTGCTCAGCGTGGCCGTCGACAGCCGCTGCAAGCTTCACCTGCTCCCCAGCCGAC GCTCCCTCCctgtctggctgctgctgctgctctgtgctgggcttATCGTGGCcaccatcctgctgctgcagcttgccTTCCCGGGCTTCCTGTAG
- the PREB gene encoding guanine nucleotide-exchange factor SEC12 isoform X2 — translation MAPRRPAELYRAPFPLYTVRLHPRRPPAITAGGGGAAKTGIRNGVHFLQLEQIGGRLSASLLHSHDTETRATMTMALADDIIAAGQDASCHILRFSLRAPEATSGSAGRNGSGEKGLRKRKGPGPAAQGETQSRTSEVTVESLHSVRTDFSPDALQKAVRFNADCSLLVTGGADGFLRLWEFPSMKKTLEFKAHDGEIEDIALGPDNKVVTAGRDFQCCVWQHDQLVTGLRWNENLPGIPDKAYRYQACRDSGTFLGLGTVTGSVAIHVAFSLQRLYYVKEAHGIVVTDVAFVPESRRGRELLAGNEAALLSVAVDSRCKLHLLPSRRSLPVWLLLLLCAGLIVATILLLQLAFPGFL, via the exons ATGGCGCCGCGGCGTCCGGCCGAGCTGTACCGGGCGCCGTTCCCGCTCTACACCGTCCGGCTGCACCCGCGGCGCCCGCCCGCCATcacggccggcggcggcggcgccgccaaGACCGGCATCCGCAATGGCGTG CActtcctgcagctggagcagatCGGGGGGCGGCTCAGCGCCTCCCTGCTCCACTCCCACGACACCGAGACCCGCGCCACCATGACCATGGCGCTGGCCGACGACATCATCGCGGCGGGGCAGGACGCCAGCTGCCACATCCTCCGCTTCAGCCTGCGGGCGCCCGAGGCCACGAGCGGCTCGGCCGGCCGGAACG GCAGCGGGGAGAAGGGGCTGCGGAAGCGGAagggccccggcccggcggcgcaGGGCGAGACGCAGAGCCGGACGAGCGAGGTGACGGTGGAGAGCCTGCACAGCGTCCGCACGGATTTCAGCCCCGACGCCCTGCAGAAGGCCGTGCGCTTCAACGCCGACTGCTCTCTGCTCGTCACTGGCGGTGCCGACGGCTTCCTGCGCCTCTGGGAG TTCCCCAGCATGAAGAAGACGCTGGAGTTCAAAGCCCACGACGGGGAGATTGAAGATATCGCGCTGGGCCCTGACAACAAG GTGGTGACGGCGGGACGGGACTTCCAGTGCTGTGTGTGGCAGCACGACCAGCTGGTGACGGGGCTGCGCTGGAACGAGAACCTGCCCGGCATCCCCGACAAGGCTTACCGCTACCAGGCCTGCCG TGACTCGGGCACCTTCCTGGGGCTGGGCACGGTGACGGGCTCTGTCGCCATCCACGTTGCCTTCTCGCTGCAG AGGCTGTACTATGTGAAGGAGGCACACGGCATCGTGGTGACGGACGTGGCCTTCGTCCCCGAGAGCCGGCGCGGGCGGGAGCTGCTGGCGGGGAACGAGGCCGCGCTGCTCAGCGTGGCCGTCGACAGCCGCTGCAAGCTTCACCTGCTCCCCAGCCGAC GCTCCCTCCctgtctggctgctgctgctgctctgtgctgggcttATCGTGGCcaccatcctgctgctgcagcttgccTTCCCGGGCTTCCTGTAG
- the SLC5A6 gene encoding sodium-dependent multivitamin transporter isoform X1 yields MPGLGTPMRLAGHSQGGQPGSGSSGGAAATGDAHHGVHSDRLQHLCAAAGAVIGHRALLRPERGPAAHGAGIPPGQPQHGLPACRPLPAGHLPVGRGHPGRAGRDLPLWHRVLVPRLLLLPGAAHPSPRLHPRLLPPAHHQHLRVPGAALQQDGADLRHHHLHLPDVTGFDLWSAVLTMGLVCTLYTTLGGLKAVIWTDVFQTLVMFAGQLAVILVGARRVGGMARVWHLAQREGKISGIDLDPDPFERHTFWTLAVGGVFMMLSLYGVNQAQVQRYLSARSEREAKLSCYAVFPCQQIVLCLSCLTGLVMFVYDREHPLAPTQRPGSSDQLVLYFVMDVLQDLPGLPGLFVACLFSGSLSTISSAFNSLATVTMEDLVRPHCPGLSESRATLISKLLALGYGLLCLGMAYVSSMLGPVLQAAISIFGMVGGPLLGLFCLGMFFPCANPTGAVVGLLAGLAMAFWVGIGSLLRGTGAAAGVPPPNGTALPPVGNLTTVLATTLLAPTPAPQRPTGLQKFYSLSYMWYSAHNSTTVILVGLLVSLLTGPMPAAAVDPRTIYPVLPRLLCCLPQKYRQRLCCGVGFPAQDADRMDTAVKSNGVANGLGPPGPGRREEEGQGYIRAAGAPAYALQETSF; encoded by the exons ATGCCGGGGCTCGGCACGCCCATGAGGCTGGCGGGGCACAGCCAGGGCGGGCAGCCGGGCAGCGGCAGCTCCGGCGGGGCAGCGGCGACGGGAGACGCTCACCATGGAGTTCACAGTGATCGACTACAGCATCTTTgcgctgctgctggtgctgtcaTCGGCCATCGGGCTCTTCTACGCCCTGAGCGGGGACCGGCAGCGCACGGTGCAGGAATTCCTCCTGGCCAACCGCAACATGGGCTTCCTGCCTGTCGCCCTCTCCCTGCTGGCCACCTTCCAGTCGGCCGTGGCCATCCTGGGCGTGCCGGCCGAGATCTACCGCTTTGGCACCGAGTACTGGTTCCTCGGCTGCTCCTACTTCCTGGGGCTGCTCATCCCAGCCCACGTCTTCATCCCCGTCTTCTACCGCCTGCGCATCACCAGCACCTACGAG TACCTGGAGCTGCGCTTCAACAAGACGGTGCGGATCTTCGGCACCATCACCTTCATCTTCCAGATG TGACGGGCTTTGACCTCTGGAGCGCGGTGCTCACCATGGGGCTGGTCTGCACGCTGTACACCACGCTG GGCGGGCTGAAGGCCGTCATCTGGACGGACGTGTTCCAGACGCTGGTGATGTTCGCGGGGCAGCTGGCCGTCATCCTGGTGGGCGCCCGGCGCGTGGGCGGCATGGCCCGCGTCTGGCACCTGGCGCAGCGGGAGGGCAAGATCTCCGGCATCGA CCTGGACCCCGACCCCTTCGAGCGGCACACCTTCTGGACCCTGGCGGTGGGGGGGGTCTTCATGATGCTGTCGCTGTACGGGGTGAACCAGGCGCAGGTGCAGCGGTACCTCAGCGCCCGCAGCGAGCGGGAGGCCAAGCT CTCCTGCTACGCCGTCTTCCCCTGCCAGCAGATCGTCCTCTGCCTCAGCTGCCTGACCGGCCTCGTCATGTTCGTCTACGACCGGGAGCACCCGCTGGCACCCACCCAGCGCCCGGGCTCCTCCGACCAG ctggtgCTGTACTTCGTGATGGACGTGCTGCAGGAcctgccggggctgcccgggctcTTCGTCGCCTGCCTCTTCAGCGGGTCCCTCAG caccatctcttctgccttcaACTCGCTGGCCACGGTGACGATGGAGGACCTGGTCCGGCCCCACTGCCCCGGGCTGTCGGAGTCGCGGGCCACGCTGATCTCCAAGCTGCTgg ctcttGGTTATGGAttgctctgcctggggatggccTATGTGTCCTCCATGCTGGGCCCCGTGCTGCAG GCAGCCATCAGCATCTTTGGCATGGTGGGGGGCCCGCTCCTGGGGCTTTTCTGCCTGGGCATGTTCTTCCCCTGTGCCAACCCCACG GGTGCCGTCGTGGGGCTGCTGGCGGGCCTGGCCATGGCCTTCTGGGTGGGAATCGGCAGCCTGCTGCGCGGCacgggggcggccgcgggggtcCCCCCGCCCAACGGCACCGCACTCCCCCCCGTGGGCAACCTCACCACCGTCCTCGCCACCACCCTGCTGGCCCCCACGCCAGCCCCCCAGAG GCCCACGGGGCTGCAGAAGTTTTACAGCCTGTCCTACATGTGGTACAGCGCCCACAACTCCACCACCGTCATCCTGGTGGGGCTCCTGGTCAGCCTGCTCACCG GCCCCATGCCGGCAGCGGCCGTGGACCCCCGCACCATCTACCCCGTGCTGCCTcgcctgctctgctgcctgccccagaaGTACCGGCAGAGGCTCTGCTGTGGGGTGGGCTTCCCTGCCCAG GACGCTGACCGCATGGACACCGCGGTGAAGAGCAACGGGGTGGCCAACGGCCtgggcccccccggccccgggcggcgggaAGAGGAGGGACAGGGCTACATCCGCGCGGCCGGGGCCCCCGCCTACGCCCTGCAGGAGACCTCCTTCTGA
- the TCF23 gene encoding transcription factor 23: MAESAGAGAGGGAERGRPPRGPPGLPGPLNAARERSRVRALRRAFLRLQAALPAVPPGTKLSKLDVLVLATSHIAHLSHVLGRGPPPPVPSRPLRRHPLLRPVKKWPMRSRLYAGPGGGPAPDPPGAATATGSHRQPSLGDGPP; the protein is encoded by the exons atGGCCGAGAGCGCGGGGGCGGGCGCCGGcgggggcgcggagcggggccggccgccTCGC ggccccccggggctgccgggcccCCTGAACGCGGCACGGGAGCGGAGCCGGGTGCGGGCGCTGCGCCGGGCCTTCCTGcggctgcaggcagcgctgcccgccgTGCCCCCTGGCACCAAGCTCTCCAAGCTGGACGTCCTCGTCCTGGCCACCAGCCACATCGCCCACCTCAGCCACGTGCTGGGCcgcggcccgccgccgcccgtgCCCTCCCGCCCGCTCCGCCGACACCCGCTCCTGCGCCCCGTGAAG AAGTGGCCGATGCGCTCCCGCCTCTACGCCGGCCCTGGGGGGGGACCCGCTCCTGACCCCCCCGGGGCAGCCACGGCCACGGGCAGCCACCGGCAGCCGAGCCTGGGGGATGGCCCCCCCTGA